aaaatatattttttactttttttaatttttttttttggccatggattttttaaaagttacccaataaaaaatgatgtctttttgtattttctgacttaattaaatttatacttcacaataaaaaataatagaatgataataaaacacaactaatacatgactaattgttctaactactaacaatattagattaaattgatgtaatgattataaaatttatcgaaaaataaaaatataatttttaaacaataatttatcttttagactattggataacttgaaaaaatctcatggtcaataaaagaaaaacaaaagatcaaaaaaattattttaataaaaaaaatcgggttttgtgggcaacCAAACCCTGCtctgggttttgtgggccaaCAAAACCTGGctccgggttttgtggcccaccaaacctgattttttttaaaaaataaattttttgattttttttaattttttttgggccatggattttttaaaagttacccagtagaaaatgatgtctttttacattttttggctcaattaaatttatacttcacaataaaaaataatgaaatgataataaaacacaaccaatacatgattaagttttctaactactaacaatattgggttaaattgatgtaatgattataaaatttactcaaaaataaaagtatagtttttaaacaataatttatctattagactattggataacttggaaaattctcatggccaagaaaagaaaaaaaaaagatcaaaaaaatcattttaataaaaaaaatcgggttttgtgggcaacCAAACCCGGcttcgggttttgtggcccacaaaacctgattttttttaaaagatggATTTTTTGGAccttttttaaatttcttttgggCCAAGGGTTTTTTAAAAGTTACCAAATTggaaatgatgtctttttacattttttggcttaattaaatttatacttcacaataaaaaacaatggaatggtaataaaacacaaccaatacatgattaatggTTTCAattactaacaatattggattaaattgatgtaatgattataaaatttatccaaaaataaaagtataatttttaaacaataatttatctttttattggATAGCTTGGAAAAATtcaatggccaagaaaagaaaagaaaaaaaaagatcaaaaaaatcattttaataaaaaaaaaaaattgggttttgtgGGCAACCAAACCCGTCTCCAGGTTTTGTGGGCCAAcagccgggttttgtggcccacaaaacctgatttttttaaaaaaatagattttttgatcttttttaatttatttttgggccatggattttttaaaagttacccaatagaaaatgatgtctttttacattttttgcctcaattaaatttatacttcacaataaaaaataatagaatgataataaaacacaactaatacatgactaattgttctaactactaacaatattagattaaattgatgtaatgattataaaatttattcaaaaataaaaatataatttttaaacaataatttatcttttagactattggataacttgaaaaaatctcatggttaataaaagaaaaataaaagatcaaaaaaatcattttaataaaaaaaaatcaagttttgtgggCAACCAAACCCGGCTCCGAGttttgtgatttttataattatgatttacaattattattacaattgaaaaataaaataataatcattgaataacaaattttcaattatttatttaataattcatatatatttataatttttaattattattattttattaattttatttatatataataatacatatatatttaatattaaaaaaggGTAAGGGACCCACCATGGGTTGAATACCCACccagttattaaattattaaaaaataaaaattagtattgagaaataataataatactttaatagttaaaaatttattattataagtatGAGGGGTTTCTCGGGTCTGTTGGGAGTTAAATAGAAATTCAacccttttgtttgttttgtattgaTGATAGTTTGGtaatttattatctttatttttattcttaatttttaattaaagtgaggagttgaaaagtcaaagattGGGTCAAAAGTGGAAAAGTGGCTATTTTTTTACAACTATTTGTTTGGATGGGATAAAAAcctttttttgtcaaaaatagGCTAAAAACGAGTTTTGTATTTGTGGGGggttattttttgcaatttccactTCATTTTAGGCCATTTTGTAGATGTAAACAAGATGAGGACTATGAAATGGGCTCGAAACAAGTTGAAGGGGAGTAGTGCATGGATCATCTTGGCTTGTGGACTTATGAGCCATCACTTATGACCCAACTCAAGCTTACCAGCAATCCAAAGGCTATTAGTTTACTACAAACGATATTAAGAGATCTGATATATTGCCCGACGCAAGCCCTACCACCACCTAATTCCTCATCTCCTCTATACCAGGCCATAGGCACACCACCCCCTCCCTACAGTAGGCCAcaacatcccccccccccccccccccccccaaccccaaTTTTccatgcatacacacacacatatatatatatgaaaatatttttatattttttaaatattattataaattactACTCTTGTTCAAtaagaattataattattttaataattataactataattataattaataatttatttattttttaatcataataaaatttatactcatttcatattttttaattgtgtcTATTTATTAAGAATGTAACCGAATCGATCAAATTACTCATATAAACCTGACGTGATTTAATTGGGGAAGAAGGTGAAATTAATCgaattattcaaattgaataggGCAACTTTTTAAATCGAACCAACTCGATTAAATAGATGGTTAAATCGaatagattaaaaaattaaaaaaattacaaatattaaacCATTTAACTCCTCTCACTCTCTCACTCCCCAATTAAATTACGTCAAATttctttgaataatttaatcaattcgGTTACACTCTTATTTGATagggttaattaaaaaaaatgaactaagtataaattttattgtgattaaaaatgtaaataaattattaattatgattatggttataattattaaaataattgtaattttaattgaataggagtaataatttatttagataataatttataataatctttatatatatatatatttgtatgtggGGAATCGGGGATAATTGGAGGGAGGGGGGGTGCCTGTTGCCCTGTACGGGAGGCGAGGGGGAATTGGGTGGTGGTGGGGCCCGCGTCGGGCAACATAATGTTGCCTTTATGTTGCCCGACGCGGGCATCATATCAGTTCTCACGATGTTAAAACACAATCAAATCAACGAGCAGAGCAGAGGACAGGAAGAAGGAAACGAGCCAGGCGTTTAGCAaaacccagagagagagagagagagagacaggcAGACAAATGAGCAATCATCATCATCCTTTCCCAGTTTCCTCCTCCTTCCAATTCGCCTGCATCTTGCTCTCTCTACTGCTACTGCCACTGCCACGCCCAGCTCTCTCCCTTTCTCAGTGCACCAAACCCCCTATCATCTTCAACTTCGGCGATTCCAACTCCGACACCGGCGGCCTTGTCGCGGGTATCGGCTTCCCTGTCAATCTCCCCAATGGCCGCACTTTCTTCCGCAGATCAACCGGCCGCCTCTCCGACGGCCGCCTCCTCATCGATTTCCTCTGTAAGCaatcaatctctctctttcccccGGTTAACTTCTTCGTTTCACAGATCAAAACTGTGTGCGCGTGCGCGTCTTCTTTGGAACTCTGTAACTGGGTCGGATTAGGAAACAGGTGAAACCGAAAATGGGGCGGGACCAAATCGTGCTGGTTAATTCTTAAGATCCGGCATTAATTTCACGGAAGCAGTGGCTCAGAAAGGGCAGAGGATGGGCCCTGAATTGTCGAAAGGGTTGCGTCGGTGGGATTTGTCCATACCCTGCGTCTGCGTGTCACATAATAATCACCAttttcgtatatatatatatatatatccacgtCACGTGAACGGCACAAAGATCCCATTTCCTAcactataataattattattattataataactatgttgaatttattcaagtgaaagaaaatatatttgaggTTAACAGTAATACATAGTTAATTATAAAGTAACTATATATGCGTTGGCCGTATGctataaatgaaatgaataaattattatattgctTTTCGGTGGTGATGGCGTGTAGGCCAGAGCGTGAAGACGAGTTTGTTAAACCCTTATCTGGACTCAGTGGGGACGACGTTCACAAATGGAGCGAACTTTGCTGTCGTGGGCTCCTCTACTCTCCCTAAATACGTACCCTTTTCGTTGAACATTCAGGTTAATCAGTTCCTTCGCTTTAGGACTCGCTCCCTTCAACTTTTTCACGCAGGTAACAGTCAGTGAATTAAACTCATTctcactttctctttctttttgttgctttcCCTTATTTTCTTGTTGTCTCTTATCAGATCAGAGAATAATTTACAAGTTCGAACAAAATTTCTGATTGCTTGCTCCTGTAAACTGTTATTAGTAGTATCCAATTGGGAAAATTGCAGAGACTCTAGCTAGCAAATAAATCAAGACGTGATTTTTTAACTACTGTAGTGGAGTCGAGTTTTGCAATTTTCAAAGCCAGATTGTTGTTATGTTTAAGCTTGTGCTTTCCAAGGTGAGAAGTACATAATTAAACTGATTTGTATGTGTAAACTCAACCTTCAGGTTTTCCAAATTTGATCGATGACCAAGGGTTTCGCGATGCactttatataattgatattgGACAAAATGATATTGCTGATTCATTCGCCAAGAACTTCTCCTATACGCAAGTTGTCAGAAGGATCCCATCTGTAATTATAGAGATCAAGAATGCCATCAAGGTAAGTTTGTCTGTGACACCTAAATTTGTATGTTAAtctactttatatatatacaataacgGTTGCTTGTTaaccctcttttttttttttttttggttttcaattGTTGCTAAGACATGATGAATCTAGGTTATATGGGATATTGTATGAAAATGAGATTTAGAAAAGAATGCAAGAGAAGGTAATTTTGGTGGATATTACTTGCTGTTcagaaaatgaatttaaaaataaataaagaaatgaacTAGGATGTGCTAGGCCTTAGGAGCACCCTGCTGCTGAAATGGGAGACTTGAACGAGAATTTTGAGACCGAGTTAAAGGCTTAACCCTCCTAAGGATTTATATCACCAGTATATTGCTCATTAGAGGGATGGACTAAGGATTGAGGGCCTAATTGGAGAACTGGCAAGCTGAATTGGAGCCGATAGTGCATCAGCAGCGGCACTGTAGAAGCTGGTTAGAGCATGAGCTAGGACTGTGGCTCATCTGGAAGCTGAAGGAAGAAACACAGCTCATCAGCCGAGGACAAGCAAATTTAAGCCAGATTCTGGAAGCCGAGTGCTTTTGGGACTATGTAAGAAATGGCTACCTGGCAGGGCCATCTGGCTGAGGTTGTTTCTAAAAAATAGGGGCTTTTCTATTGTATTTAGCTGTCTGGCCAACAGGTTGAAGCACAAAATCGATTTGTTATATTCTTAtagagcaaaagaaaaagagagattatcagtaaaaagagaaaataaaagaagaggaaacCTAGTAGGAAAAGACAGCAAAAAGCTGATGTTGTAGGAAATAAGAAAGGCTAAAGAAAAGAATCCAGCCATTGGTGGGGGGCTCTGCTGGGGTATGTATATCCACTTGTTTGTATTGCATCTATATTTGAAAGTGAAATATGTTGCATTCGTGAGTGCATATTACAGCATGAGCATCAAACTGTTATATAAAAACAGGTACTTAGACACAGAAAGGGATGCTCTTCCATGGTGGATAGACCAACTTGAAGCTCTCCTATTTGGGCTTTACAGCCTTGTTCATGGTAGAAAACAAGGCAGGGACCAACAGCTCAGTGCTTGCATTCTTGTTTACAGTGGCATGCCTGTATGACATTTTAAAGAGCATAAAAGGTTTGAAATGGCATTTCATGAATTGGATGTTATCCATAGGATATATTGACCTTTGGCACACCATATGTCTATGATTGTTTGATGGAAAGGAACTATGAGCAAGCTTAAAAGAGATGGAAATTGAAAGAGGACTGAGCATGCTCTTCTTTTATATAGTCACTGTTATATTGGTCTGTGTTTTAGTTTAAGGCTGTAAAGAGAAAAAATGTATTTGTTAACAAGTCATCAATGCTATTGTATCTGCAAGAGTGTAGCAAGGACAGGATTTGAGAATTTTGTAAGAATTGAAAGAAGATATCTTCTGGTAACAGTTGCAGCTATGTTGGATCTGAAACAATGCCTTGTCTTGATTTTATCTCTTAAACTTGATTATAGTTGGTCATTCTGCCTTAAATAATAAATCGAAAGCTGATTTTGAGTGAAgatcatgaatttaaaattctaaaatatgaTTACCCGTGGATTTTTAGGTCAACTGTATGGAATTCTAGCAGCACTACAAGTGAAGGTGTGTTCTAACTGGTTTCTGTGAGTTTACATTGATCGAAATGCCTTGTATGTTAGTTCCAAACTGTGTAAATGTGATAGGATGAATCTATGATTGAAGTTGATGAATTGAACTTTGAATTTTAATCTACAAGGAGTATGAAGCAGTTTTCTGGTGATGATATGAGAATGTACATGATGAAATTCATTAGCTAAGGTAAGGGGATGGAACTTGGAGTCACTGGGTGATGCTGAAAGCCTCATGTGTGATCTCTAATGGAGGCTACATCAGGAAGTGGGACACATTGAGGCAAACAGTATATTTAAGTGGTTTAAGAATGTTATAAAGGTCTTCAAGGCCAATGTGGGTGTTGTCAGGTGAGAGTCTGGTACTAGCTAGAGTACTAGACTATATGATATGATAATCAGCTGAAAAACCGAGAGAACTCTGAAATTGTGGCTTAAGAAGAAGCTGAGATGTGTTCATACTTCATAGCTTCTTTAAGGTTTCATGAATTGAAATGAATAGACCTTAATATGTTTCCCTCGAGTTAGGAATGCTAGAGCATCCAAAGGCACAAGAATCTGGGACTAAAACAGAAGTCTGTACCTGTTGCTGCACCACTTACTGGTCCAAGATGGTGCTTAAAGGTTCAATATGAATGTGAGGTACAggaaaaatatctagaaataGAAAATGCACCATGGATCATATGACAAAATATGTGTGCAAGTGGAACAGAAGCTGCTTAATGAGCTAAAGAAGTGCAAAGATCGttataattttggttttctctaACAATACTATGTAGTATCCTGGTTTTCTAATGATTCACTTTTCCTTATTTATCTGCGACATTGTTCATTTTGAGATTTACAGACATCCACGAGAAGCTATTCAAGTAAAGAGCCTACAAAAACATGGCCGCCCTGTGCACAAGGCTTCCTGCCTTGTGACGGTTGTTTTTCTACACAACCTTACCCTTTTTGGCAAAGGGGGTTGTTTCTGTAACTCGAACCCATGATCTTCCAGTCACAAAGAAACAATCTTACCCTTTTAGCAAACACAAATTGGAGGATTATTCATACATATTCTGCTTAAGCTGTCAAGTATTCTTGATaaaatctcattcttttaaatatcaaaaacagGCTATATACGATCAAGGTGGCAGGAAATTTTGGGTCCACAACACTGGACCCTTGGGTTGTCTGCCCCAAAAACTTTCAATGGTTCAAAGTAGTTCCAAAGATCTTGACCCCTATGGATGTCTTTCAAGTTATAATACTGCTGCAAGAGTCTTCAACAGCAAACTACTCCAGTTATGCCAAGAAATGAGATCAGAAATGAAGGACGCCACCATTGTGTATGTGGATATATATGCCATCAAGTATGATCTCATTGCCAACTCTAGTAAATATGGTAAGCCAATTAATGaactccattttcttttttaacgcttttatttatttattgataagtATCTTTTATGCTGTTTCTATATGAATATTGAAAACTTGTAACATTTAGATGGCAATTAGATTCCAGAgaacaaatatacatacataccgACACCGTAGAGTTATTGTAAAATTAGTGATCTTGTTGCACCTTCCAGGTTTCTCAAGTCCATTGATGGCATGTTGTGGGTATGGAGGGCCTCCATACAACTATAACATCAAGGTGCCCTGTGGTCAGCCAGGCCATCAAGTTTGCAGCGAAGGAGCCCGATACATAAGTTGGGATGGCATTCATTATACAGAAGCAGCCAACACCATAGTATTCTCGAAAATACTTTCTACTGTCTATTCTACACCTCGTACTCGCTTTGATTTCTTTTGCCGTGGATGACATCTCAGAGAATATACATCTCTCTTAAAAATGGACCACTTGGCGATGCCTTTACCTTGTTAGATTCGTCAGAGACCTTATCCAAGTAATATATCATTTAGGCTTAGTCCAGCTTTACTTGAATAACCGAGGAAGAAGGGCCTGCTGTTGCAAGCCTGTCTTCAGACTCTAGTTCATCGCGATCACCgaacaatttcaaatttttgtactAGATATCAAAATGCACTTATTAAAGaatttccttttgtttcttgTCCCTGTATGAAATTAGGCTCAATATTCTCTTTTGTTCTCTTCCTCGATTGTAATTATTGTTGTActtctatctctatctctatgTCTATGGATTGAGATTAATGAAGCTCAGTTTAGTTAGCTGgctcctctttctttctcagcCGCTGTTTATAACTCAGGTCTGACAAATAATGGGTTGAACCCAACCCCTGaaagtaattaaattgaaattaagcTGCAGTCGGGAACATGTATGATAAAAACATCTGAACTGATCAACCTCTCCGTTGCCCTTTCCTTTGCTTAATAATTTACTACAGAGAAAGCTTGAGGTCTAAGCCATCCCCCTCATCATCATCCTCTTGTTGTTGGTGGGGGCGGCGGCGGTCTTCTTCAGCTTTCTGATGCTTTGTATTTGAAGGACCTGCTGCCGGTGCCATATCTGCATGAGAATAAGAGGGTTTGGACTTGGCAGCAGCAGCTAAGTCCATGAAATCTTCAGGCAGGAAAGATGGAGgtcctgctgctgctgctgcattcTTCTTCTCCGCCTCCTGCTTTGATTTGTTTCCCAACAGACGATCACGAGCATCTCGAGTGCTGCTTAACAGAGCAAAGAACTCgttcatcttcttttcttcctcctcctcaccGTCATTCTTCCTCTTCCTGTTGCTGCTTTCTCTTTCCATTAATTATGTACCGGgacgagagagaggaggggTTGATCACACATACTAATTTGCACCCACAAATTAACacacaaataaaagaaacatagagaaaaagagatagagggGAATGATTAGGTTAATGTTGTTGAAGCTGGGAGGAGGGGGTAATGTCCGGTTAGTTTGATGAGTAAGgctatatgttattattttatataggGGGATGAGGGTTGGGGTGCGAATGGGTTTGTGAAGGATGACGTAAGATAAAGATTCTTTTTACACAAAATTGTAGCAATAAGATTGTTGCATCGCATGAATTGATTGAGATTTTTTCTTTGATACTTGCAGTTAAATCACACCAAAAGTCATCAAATCTTAGTATCTTTTGTAACGTGGTcgctaaattataaaaatttgaaatattttataatttattcacaTTTAAAGATTTTTGCACATGCACTATTAAAGTTCCTGCCGTGATGACGATGTGATAGTGACATGACAAacagtcaaaatcaaatattgaGGGTACAAAATTAGCCAATAAAAATGTGCCACAGcaacccccccaaaaaaaccCATTCTCCTtcccctctctttcttctccataCGTGATTGCTTCAGTCACAGGCAGCAGCGAAGCAGTGGTGACGCAGAAGCATTGATGGCAGCGACGGCAAACGGGGAGGGCGGGCCCTGACCCATACCCGATGCTTGGTTACTTCGTCCtctcttctgttttttttttagtcatTGAAGGAGGGAGGGCGAACCCTGAGCCATTACCCATAACGTAACGAACACCTAACGCTGTGACGCCCATCCCCTGACGTCATCGTCTCACATAATTTTGACTTAGACACAAATGCCATTGCCATCTCCCCCCCCACCTCCTCTCGTCTTTTTCCTTTCATTCGTTCTTCATGCTGCTCTCAGCTTCACCTTTTTCTTGACCAACCAACCACCCACATGTCTAGCTAACACTATTACGTTGCATCACTACAAGTCATGATGTTGACACTCGACACCCtaaccaaattatatttttgaaaccACGATATGGATTTAGATTTAGAAAACACAATGGCAACACAATATATATGCAGTTGAGTTAACAGCTGTGTTACCAAAACTTTTCATCTAAATACAAGTACATATTCGGAAGATAGCAATATGATGATGAGTCAGTCAGTCATCAATCCATGGAACCCCATGTTTTGCCCAAAGATAATAGGCTCCAACAGGACCCCTACCTCCCAACTCATACAATTCTGGTgccatattttttttgtctatcTCTCGCAAAACTGGGGATAAAATATTCCAGGCAGCTGCAAGCTCGTCACTTCTCATGAACAGATGACTGTCTCCATCAATGACATCCAGAAGAAGATGCTCGTAAGAATCAGGTACCTCATTGTTATACCTGAGAATAACGGAGGGACACAGTGCATAAAAGAataggaaagagagagagcgggaatatctatatctatatctatatatccaTCCATCTTGTGTCGTCGTGAGGCTTACTAGAAATCTTACTTGTCTTTGTAGAGCAAATTGAGTTCTGAAGCATCCAGGTGCAAACTCAGTCCTGGAACCTTATTATTAACTCTAACAAGGATGGCTTCATCTGGCGCATCTCGCAGAATCAATTCATTAGTGGCAAGATCAATGTTATGCCCAATGTGGTGACGATAAAGATTGCCAGGAACATGGCGGAACTGTATCCGTATCTCCACCCTGCATGATAAAAGCTAATAGGATCAAAAGACAGTCCATATGGTAACCAAATTAATAAATACCAGCTCACAGTTGGTCTTTGATCAACTGCACAGCACAAAAACCAACTACTATCAGTCACTTGAATTGAATTGACAGTGTTAAGGAAAAGAGATCATGCAAAATCACAATTTCGCTATTACGTGAACCATGTCATTATTGCTATGAGCCTATGAAGTTACCAAATGGGTTATATGGCACCACAACAAAGATGCAAGGGCGTCTCAAAGGAATGGTTAAGACGAGAGCTCAACACAACATTTAAGTAGCAAAAGATACAAGGACAAAAGCTAAAGTAAAAATTTGTATTccattatcaaataatttgaaGGGTATAGAAACAAAGGCAGTGGTCTTACTAAAACCTAAATAAAtgccaaatcaaaataaaataaaacattatttgcatgtgaatgtgaaatttgagaaaatttgctAACAGACCTACTTTTACATATTAAAAAcaatggaaaaaatagaaaacaaaaaacgaagaagaaaaatattaaaacaactcTAGGTCACGCACTGAAATCTGAAAATTGAGCAGTCATCCAACAGAATTTCAATTCACTATAAGCGTGTAGTAAGCTCATAGAATGACAGAACAGCGGAAGATAATACCTATGTTTGATAAGTCCCATGCCAGCTTTGATCAAAAAAGGCACGCCATCCCACCGCGCATTGTCAATGAACAAAGCTGCAGCGAAGTACGTGGGGGTCAGGCTGCCAAAATGAGTATCAACCTTGCCCCCAGGGCCACCACCTTTATACTGACCAAGGACAACATCACCAAGTTCCAATTTGCGGATTGATCTCAAAACTTTGACCTGAAGAGAAGCTTTTGTGAAAGATCAAAAGATACACTAATATTGTGATAATATCTCTGCAACTTGTCTTCTAAAGACAGGTCATGTACCTTTTCATTCCGGATGTCTTCACCATCTAGACTTATTGGTGGCTCCATAGCTAGCAATGCAATTGTCTGGAGTATGTGACTGTGAACGATGTCACGGATGATTCCATATTCATCATAATATCTGtgcaaaaaacaacaaaatcaaaataagattattattaGCAACAGAGAATGCTATGCTAGATGCAAATGATGACTGTAATCACCTTCCTTGCATCTGCACACCCAAGTCTTCTGATATCGTGACCTGTAAATTAGGTAATGTAACACTAAATATGAAGATACAATCCTCAAAACCACACACAAGGCTCAATTGTTGAACAGATCATTACCTGTATATTGCTTACATAGGTTCTGTTCCAGAGTGGCTGGAAAACAAGATTAGAGAATCTCAGAACAGTAAGGTTTTCAATTATGTTCCTTCCTAGAAGATGATCTAtcctgaaataaaaactctttcCTTTAGAAATCAGGAAATTTATGTGCATGTGTCCATACAAGCAAATAATGTGCTCCCAACCTATACAATTGCTCCTCCTGGAATTTGGAAAGAAGAGATTGAGTCAACTGATAAGAAGACTGTGGATCAAAGCCAaatggtttctcaattattatACGATTCCAACCCTTCTTGGATTGGGCATTTTCAGCAAGAGAGATTGCAACATCTAGGAGCGCTTCTTGTGGCACAGAAAGGTAAAATATTCTGTTTGCTCCAGACTCACCCTAACAGAAAGGTAAAATGCTGTTAAAAAATTAACTGCCAAAAACATCCAACCTGCGCAATTATCAAACTAACCTCTTTGCAGTACCTTACCTCAATCAGTTCCATTTGCGAATGGAGCTTTGACATCCCTTCTTGGTTGTCATACCCTCCATCAAGGTAGTAAGTCCTTCTAAGAAAATCATTCATTTTATCACCACAATTTTGCCTGCATAGTAATATTTTCCAGATTAAGGAACTATTCATACTCTACGAGTCCTTGATTATATAAACTAAACCACCTATAATGCACAAGATACGTCATTCAATATAATTCTAGAGAACAATGACAATTTGAGTGCCTAACTAGAGCTCAATAGTCAAGAATACGAGCTCATACTGATGATCAATTCGGCAAGTAAGAGTTGATGCTATCATGGATCTGAGATCTTCATCACTCAAAGTTTTCCTTGAATAACCAAAGATAAAGACATTCTGCAGCCATGGAAAAGCAATGGTAAGATTTGGAAAACCCAGAATGGAAATGTTGAATTACAAACTTTGGGATGTTGTTACTTCTCTTTTTCTCGATTTGTTGTACCAACTGCTAAAGTAATAGTGCTGTTCTCTTCAATCCTAGTTCCATCTTACACCTAACAACTGACAGTTGAAACTTATTTCCCTGCTCTTGCATCTGTAGACTGACCTTAATGCTGGAGAGACTGATTACAGATATAGAACAAGCTTCACAATGAAAGTAGTGAACAAACTAATTACCTAAAATGAGAGTACCCGTAACTTCATCAAATGACATAATATGTCACAAAACCCAAAAGTTCTCCCACTGAATCAGCACAAAAGATAAAAGgattttcttcttattgctATCTCCCACCTATCTTTACAAACTAATATGCTGCCTCCAGAAGTCAAAATTAGCAGATTATCTCAACATAAATAACTAGTGGTAATATTTTGTCAtaggtaattaatttttagtgaaACAACACCCACTTCCCCAACAAGAAAATAATGGATACAtcatagagagaaaaaaaaaaaaaaaaacacaagaggATGAAGCA
This window of the Diospyros lotus cultivar Yz01 chromosome 5, ASM1463336v1, whole genome shotgun sequence genome carries:
- the LOC127801447 gene encoding uncharacterized protein LOC127801447, translating into MERESSNRKRKNDGEEEEEKKMNEFFALLSSTRDARDRLLGNKSKQEAEKKNAAAAAGPPSFLPEDFMDLAAAAKSKPSYSHADMAPAAGPSNTKHQKAEEDRRRPHQQQEDDDEGDGLDLKLSL
- the LOC127801808 gene encoding GDSL esterase/lipase At1g09390, which produces MSNHHHPFPVSSSFQFACILLSLLLLPLPRPALSLSQCTKPPIIFNFGDSNSDTGGLVAGIGFPVNLPNGRTFFRRSTGRLSDGRLLIDFLCQSVKTSLLNPYLDSVGTTFTNGANFAVVGSSTLPKYVPFSLNIQVNQFLRFRTRSLQLFHAGFPNLIDDQGFRDALYIIDIGQNDIADSFAKNFSYTQVVRRIPSVIIEIKNAIKAIYDQGGRKFWVHNTGPLGCLPQKLSMVQSSSKDLDPYGCLSSYNTAARVFNSKLLQLCQEMRSEMKDATIVYVDIYAIKYDLIANSSKYGFSSPLMACCGYGGPPYNYNIKVPCGQPGHQVCSEGARYISWDGIHYTEAANTIVFSKILSTVYSTPRTRFDFFCRG